A segment of the Aromatoleum aromaticum EbN1 genome:
AGGCCGCCGCCCGCGCATCATGATCGCGAAGCTCGGCCAGGACGGCCACGACCGCGGCGCGAAAGTCGTCGCATCGGCGTTCGCCGACCTCGGCTTCGACATCGACATCGGCCCGCTCTTCCAGACGCCGGAAGAGGCCGCACGCCACGCGGTCGAGAACGATGTCCACGCGATCGGCTGCTCGAGCCTCGCCGCCGGCCACAAGACGCTCGTGCCGGAGATCATCGACGGCCTGAAGCAGCTCGGCGCCGGCGACATCGTCGTCTTCGTCGGCGGCGTGATCCCCGCGCAGGACTACGACGGGCTGTACGCGGCCGGCGCGAAAGGCATTTTCGGCCCGGGCACGCCGATCCAGACCGCGGCGCGCGAAGTGCTGAAGCAGATCCGCGCGGCGAAGGTGGCAGCGTAAGACGGCGATCGCAGTGCAATTTGCAACGGGAGGAAGTCATGGATGCGAAACTGCTGGAGCGGATCACCCTCGAGCCCGGCAAGCGGGGCGGCAAACCTTGCCTCCGGGGAATGCGGATCACCGTTTATGACATTCTCGGTTGGCTCGCTTCGGGAATGTCGGCGGAGGAGATCCTCGCGGATTACCCTGAGCTGGAAGCGCTCGATGTGACTGTCTGCCTTGCTTTTGCCGCCGAACGTGAACAGCGCGTCAGTCGGGTGGCAGTGTGAAGCTGCTGCTTGAACGGCTGATTACGCGGAGCGGTGAGATCCGCGAATTCCTTGCGTCGACAGAAGAAGGCGTGCTGGAAATTGAGTAAACCGGTCGAGGATTCCTTGCTCGCGCCGGAAGACCGGAAACTCGTCGACGGCGTGCTCGCCGGACAGCTGCGCCCGCTGGCGAAGACGATCACGCTGATCGAGTCGTCGCGTGAGGACCACCAGGCGCGTGCGCACAAGGTCATGGAGGCGCTGCTGCCGGCGACCGGCAATGCGCTGCGCGTCGGCATATCCGGCGTGCCGGGTGTCGGCAAGTCGACGTTCATCGAGGCGCTGGGCCTGTACCTGATCGAACAGGAGCATCGCGTCGCAGTGCTCGCGGTCGATCCGTCGTCGTCGGTGACCGGCGGCTCGATTCTCGGCGACAAGACGCGCATGGAGATGCTGTCGCAGCGCACCGAAGCGTATATCCGGCCCAGTCCGTCGGCCGGTTCGCTCGGCGGCGTCGCCGCGCGGACGCGCGAGACGATGCTCGTGTGCGAGGCGGCGGGCTTCGACGTGATCATCGTCGAGACGGTCGGCGTCGGCCAGTCGGAAACCGCTGTCGCCGGCATGACCGACATCTTCTGCCTGCTGCAACTGCCCAATGCCGGTGACGACCTGCAGGCGATCAAGAAAGGGATCATGGAGATCGCCGACCTGATCGTCATCAACAAGGCCGACATCGATGCGCGCGCGGCGCAGCTCGCGAAGTCGCAGATGAAGAGCGCGCTGATGATGTTCCGCCACGCGTCGCCGAACTGGACGCCGCCGGTGCTGACGCTGTCGGCGCTGCAGAAGGACAGCGTCGCCGGGTTCTGGGACGAAGTGAAGCGCTACCGGGACACGCTGACGCCGACCGGAGAGTTCGACGCGAAGCGCCGCCATCAGGCGCTCGCGTGGATGTGGGAAATGATCGACAGCGGCCTGCGCAGCCGCTTTCGCAGCCATCCGCAGGTGAAGCACGAATTGCCCGGGCTTGCCCGCGCGGTCGAAGAGGGCGCGACGACGCCGTCGGTCGCCGCGATGCGCCTGCTCGGCTACCTGGAAAAACCGTCACAGTAGCGCGGAAAACGAAATTTCAGCGCCGCCAAAAAGCGAAGCACAAGGAGGTTTTCAATGCACGACATCATCCGCCAGCTGCAGGAAAAGCGGGAGGCAGCCCGTCTCGGCGGCGGCCAGCGGCGCATCGACGCCCAGCATGCGAAAGGCAAGCTCACCGCGCGCGAGCGCATCGAACTGCTGCTCGACGAGGACAGCTTCGAAGAGTGGGACATGTACAAGGAGCACCGCTGCACCGATTTCGACATGGCCGAGGAAAGGGTGCCGGGCGACGGCGTCGTGACCGGCTACGGCACGGTCAATGGCCGGCTGGTGTTCGTCTTCTCGCAGGACTTCACGGTGTTCGGCGGGTCGCTGTCGGAGACGCACGCGCAGAAGATCTGCAAGATCATGGACCACGCGATGAAAGTCGGCGCGCCGGTGATCGGGCTCAACGACTCGGGCGGTGCGCGCATCCAGGAAGGCGTCGATTCGCTCGGCGGCTACGCCGACGTCTTCCAGCGCAACGTCATGGCGTCCGGCGTCGTGCCGC
Coding sequences within it:
- a CDS encoding DUF433 domain-containing protein — protein: MDAKLLERITLEPGKRGGKPCLRGMRITVYDILGWLASGMSAEEILADYPELEALDVTVCLAFAAEREQRVSRVAV
- the meaB gene encoding methylmalonyl Co-A mutase-associated GTPase MeaB codes for the protein MSKPVEDSLLAPEDRKLVDGVLAGQLRPLAKTITLIESSREDHQARAHKVMEALLPATGNALRVGISGVPGVGKSTFIEALGLYLIEQEHRVAVLAVDPSSSVTGGSILGDKTRMEMLSQRTEAYIRPSPSAGSLGGVAARTRETMLVCEAAGFDVIIVETVGVGQSETAVAGMTDIFCLLQLPNAGDDLQAIKKGIMEIADLIVINKADIDARAAQLAKSQMKSALMMFRHASPNWTPPVLTLSALQKDSVAGFWDEVKRYRDTLTPTGEFDAKRRHQALAWMWEMIDSGLRSRFRSHPQVKHELPGLARAVEEGATTPSVAAMRLLGYLEKPSQ